A single region of the Sorghum bicolor cultivar BTx623 chromosome 9, Sorghum_bicolor_NCBIv3, whole genome shotgun sequence genome encodes:
- the LOC110430206 gene encoding uncharacterized protein LOC110430206 isoform X2, which produces MARNPGCTVFIGNLDDRVPERVLYEILIQISGQDKPSSNGNIPVTPRLNSVPQPKHPQHMRSSDTPLPQHTATNGRSTGYGISPNHSYDAHSQAPSSGLPNRGLSNGTYEYSRRVFGSVLNDVSRQATREAIPYPSY; this is translated from the exons ATGGCGAGGAACCCGGGCTGCACCGTCTTCATAG GTAACTTGGACGACAGGGTTCCTGAGAGGGTTCTGTACGAAATTCTTATTCAG ATCTCTGGGCAAGATAAACCATCATCAAATGGCAATATCCCTGTAACTCCTAGGTTAAACTCTGTGCCACAGCCAAAGCATCCTCAACATATGAGGTCTAGTGATACTCCTTTGCCACAGCATACAGCAACGAATGGCAGGAGTACTGGGTATGGTATCTCACCAAATCATTCATATGACGCACACTCTCAAG CACCATCAAGTGGGTTACCGAATAGAGGACTAAGCAACGGTACGTATGAATATAGTAGACGTGTATTTGGTTCTGTCCTGAATGATGTTAGCCGTCAAGCTACCAGGGAAGCTATTCCATATCCGTCCTACTAG
- the LOC8058490 gene encoding beta-galactosidase 7, which produces MAVAKEVVVAVVTLLLGLTACTTTSSSSSSAAAAGRSARRWREEDCGGGVRGEVTYDHRALVLNGTRRMLFAGEMHYPRSTPEMWPKLIAKAKEGGLDMIQTYVFWNVHEPVQGQYNFEGRYDLVRFIKEIQAQGLYVSLRIGPFIESEWKYGGFPFWLHDVPNITFRSDNEPFKQHMQRFVTDIVNMMKHEGLYYPQGGPIITSQIENEYQMVEHAFGSSGQRYVSWAAAMAVDRQTGVPWTMCKQNDAPDPVINTCNGLICGETFVGPNSANKPALWTENWTSRYLIYGNDTKLRSPEDIAFAVVYFIARKNGSYVSYYMYHGGTNFGRFASSYVTTSYYDAAPLDEYGLIWQPTWGHLRELHAAVKQSSEPLLFGTYSYLSLGQEQEAHIFETESQCVAFLVNFDRHHISEVVFRNISLELAPKSISILSDCKRVVFETAKVTAQHGSRTAEEVQSFSDINTWTAFKEPIPQDVSKAMYSGNRLFEHLSTTKDDTDYLWYIVGYEYTPSDDDQPVLINVESRAHILHAFVNNAYVGRIHGSHGGPANIILNTNISLKEGPNTISLLSAMVGSPDSGAHMERRVFGLQKVSIQQGQEPENLLNNELWGYQVGLFGERNSIYTQEGSKSVEWTTIYNLAYSPLTWYKTTFSTPAGNDAVTLNLTGMGKGEVWVNGESIGRYWVSFKAPSGNPSQSLYHIPRQFLNPQDNILVLFEEMGGNPQQITVNTVSVTRVCVNVNELSAPSLQYKNKEPAVDLRCQEGKQISAIEFASYGNPIGDCKKIRFGSCHAGSSESVVKQACLGKSGCSIPITPIKFGGDPCPGIKKSLLVVANCR; this is translated from the exons ATGTGGCCAAAACTCATTGCTAAAGCAAAGGAAGGTGGCCTTGATATGATACAGACCTATGTATTCTGGAATGTTCATGAGCCTGTGCAGGGCCAG TACAACTTCGAGGGAAGATATGATCTTGTCAGGTTCATCAAGGAAATTCAAGCTCAAGGCCTCTACGTAAGCCTCAGGATTGGTCCCTTCATAGAGTCCGAATGGAAATATGG AGGATTTCCGTTTTGGCTACATGATGTCCCAAACATTACCTTCCGGAGTGACAATGAACCCTTTAAG CAACATATGCAAAGATTTGTTACAGATATAGTAAACATGATGAAACATGAAGGGCTTTACTACCCACAAGGAGGCCCCATTATAACTTCTCAG ATTGAGAACGAATACCAAATGGTTGAGCATGCATTTGGCTCAAGTGGGCAGCGTTATGTCAGTTGGGCAGCTGCAATGGCTGTAGACCGACAAACAGGTGTTCCCTGGACGATGTGCAAGCAAAATGATGCTCCAGATCCAGTT ATCAATACATGCAACGGGCTCATTTGTGGAGAaacatttgttggaccaaactcaGCTAACAAGCCTGCATTATGGACAGAAAATTGGACCTCACG CTATCTTATATACGGTAATGATACAAAATTGAGGTCTCCAGAAGATATCGCCTTTGCAGTTGTGTACTTTATAGCAAGGAAGAATGGAAGCTATGTGAGCTACTACATG TATCATGGAGGAACAAACTTCGGGAGGTTTGCTTCTTCATATGTAACAACAAGCTACTATGATGCAGCTCCTCTTGATGAATATG GTTTGATTTGGCAACCAACATGGGGTCATCTCAGAGAACTGCATGCTGCAGTAAAACAGTCATCAGAGCCACTACTATTTGGGACATACTCCTATCTTTCTTTAGGTCAAGAACAAGAG GCACATATTTTTGAAACAGAATCACAATGTGTGGCTTTCCTAGTCAACTTTGACCGGCATCATATATCAGAAGTAGTATTTCGTAATATATCACTGGAACTGGCCCCCAAATCGATCAGCATTCTCTCGGACTGTAAGAGAGTAGTTTTTGAAACAGCTAAG GTAACTGCTCAGCATGGATCAAGAACAGCTGAAGAAGTGCAGTCTTTCAGTGACATTAATACTTGGACGGCATTCAAGGAACCAATTCCACAAGATGTGAGTAAAGCTATGTACAGTGGAAACCGGCTCTTTGAACATCTATCAACCACTAAAGATGATACCGATTATCTATGGTACATTGTTGG CTATGAATATACACCGAGTGATGATGACCAGCCTGTGCTGATTAATGTTGAGTCACGAGCACATATATTGCATGCCTTTGTCAACAATGCATATGTGG GTAGAATACATGGGAGCCATGGTGGACCTGCCAATATCATTCTCAACACGAATATTTCTCTAAAGGAAGGGCCAAACACCATATCATTGCTAAGTGCTATGGTTGGATCACCG GATTCCGGTGCTCATATGGAAAGGAGAGTATTTGGACTTCAGAAAGTGAGCATACAACAGGGACAAGAGCCAGAAAATCTGCTAAACAACGAGCTATGGGGGTACCAA GTTGGCTTATTTGGGGAAAGGAATAGCATCTACACACAAGAAGGATCAAAAAGTGTTGAATGGACAACTATCTACAATTTGGCATATAGCCCACTTACTTGGTACAAG ACTACATTTTCCACACCCGCGGGAAATGACGCAGTGACACTGAACCTTACTGGTATGGGTAAGGGCGAAGTATGGGTCAACGGAGAGAGCATCGGACGATACTGGGTCTCTTTCAAGGCTCCTAGCGGCAATCCTTCACAATCTCT GTATCACATACCACGACAATTTCTAAACCCTCAAGACAATATCCTGGTCCTTTTTGAGGAAATGGGAGGCAACCCACAGCAGATAACAGTGAACACAGTGTCGGTCACAAGAGTATGTGTCAATGTGAATGAGCTCTCTGCTCCATCGCTTCAATACAAGAATAAGGAACCAGCAGTAGATCTCAGGTGTCAGGAAGGCAAACAGATCTCGGCAATTGAGTTTGCAAGCTACGGAAATCCTATAGGTGACTGCAAAAAAATTCGTTTCGGAAGCTGCCATGCAGGATCATCAGAATCTGTTGTAAAACAG GCTTGCTTGGGTAAAAGTGGGTGCTCTATTCCCATAACACCTATCAAATTCGGAGGCGATCCATGCCCTGGAATCAAAAAATCCCTTCTAGTTGTGGCGAATTGCAGATGA
- the LOC110430206 gene encoding splicing factor 3B subunit 4-like isoform X1 encodes MARNPGCTVFIGNLDDRVPERVLYEILIQVGRVVDLHIPRDKETSRPKGYAFAEYETEEIAQYAVKLFSGLVRLQNKTLRFAISGQDKPSSNGNIPVTPRLNSVPQPKHPQHMRSSDTPLPQHTATNGRSTGYGISPNHSYDAHSQAPSSGLPNRGLSNGTYEYSRRVFGSVLNDVSRQATREAIPYPSY; translated from the exons ATGGCGAGGAACCCGGGCTGCACCGTCTTCATAG GTAACTTGGACGACAGGGTTCCTGAGAGGGTTCTGTACGAAATTCTTATTCAGGTAGGTCGTGTTGTAGACCTGCACATACCTCGTGACAAGGAAACTAGCCGACCAAAAGGTTATGCTTTTGCTGAGTATGAAACAGAGGAGATTGCCCAGTATGCTGTTAAGCTATTTTCTGGCCTTGTTCGACTTCAAAATAAAACACTTAGATTTGCG ATCTCTGGGCAAGATAAACCATCATCAAATGGCAATATCCCTGTAACTCCTAGGTTAAACTCTGTGCCACAGCCAAAGCATCCTCAACATATGAGGTCTAGTGATACTCCTTTGCCACAGCATACAGCAACGAATGGCAGGAGTACTGGGTATGGTATCTCACCAAATCATTCATATGACGCACACTCTCAAG CACCATCAAGTGGGTTACCGAATAGAGGACTAAGCAACGGTACGTATGAATATAGTAGACGTGTATTTGGTTCTGTCCTGAATGATGTTAGCCGTCAAGCTACCAGGGAAGCTATTCCATATCCGTCCTACTAG
- the LOC8058487 gene encoding protein ACCELERATED CELL DEATH 6, with amino-acid sequence MAATRHTPHTMKHELLKAVSTGDAGLLEQVLGLQSSATVEQGEESCLKGVTAEGSSALHIAASCGYLELVKMVCAQDISLVKARNNLCDTPLICAARAGHVDVADYLMECAINEQEDLRARNLDGATAMHEAVRNGHVLLLQRLMSKDSGLAAVEDERHVSPLYLAVASNRADMVKVLIGESSNSVTPVSYSGPDGQTALHAAVYISREIGESLQCWDPTLATVADDYGRTALHYATLAKNIGPVKHLLANSSLAYIPDNEGLYPVHIASIVGNVNIVCKFMEICLNYDELLDNKRRNILHCAVEHGRIQVVWHICRNPKSARMMNARDGEGNTPLHLAVKKGHTLIFSLLMMDTMVNLDIMNNEGLTPLDVAFSTLHSDYTFSSFTNTSIITCLTLCEASGSPCHQARNLTDKWCLEEKKESSSYANVSRSILYISIFIVVGSVTAACTPPGGYIAEGKDAGKPVFGERTGFWIFMVANSMSFHLSTIAIILFVFARLTRHRRFHLILSAALVFGAVLSMVIAFAAVVGLTLDPANSWDEYILIWLVSNLAFPISLRVAMQLWTSKHRWQDISKVVAQAILVVYVIRASIIGMQSLVKSLLLGRHESCSWPWCAIQVDSAFLYPT; translated from the exons ATGGCAGCAACAAGGCACACTCCACACACAATGAAGCACGAATTGCTCAAAGCTGTTTCCACAGGCGATGCAGGCCTATTAGAACAAGTTCTAGGCTTACAGTCTTCAGCAACAGTTGAGCAGGGAGAAGAGAGCTGCCTCAAAGGAGTCACGGCAGAGGGAAGCTCGGCGCTCCACATTGCAGCCAGCTGTGGGTACCTGGAGCTTGTCAAGATGGTCTGTGCTCAGGACATCTCGCTTGTCAAGGCAAGGAATAATCTGTGTGATACACCTCTGATTTGTGCTGCGAGGGCTGGGCATGTAGATGTAGCTGATTACCTCATGGAGTGTGCTATCAATGAGCAAGAAGATTTGAGGGCGAGGAATTTGGATGGGGCGACTGCAATGCATGAAGCGGTCAGGAATGGCCATGTGCTTTTGTTGCAGAGACTCATGTCGAAGGATAGCGGGCTGGCTGCAGTAGAAGATGAGAGACATGTGTCTCCGCTTTACTTGGCGGTTGCATCCAATCGGGCAGACATGGTCAAAGTCTTGATTGGAGAATCTTCAAACAGTGTGACACCGGTGAGCTACTCTGGGCCAGATGGACAAACTGCATTGCATGCTGCAGTCTACATCAGCAGAG AAATAGGCGAGTCCCTGCAATGTTGGGATCCAACACTTGCCACAGTGGCCGATGATTATGGGAGAACTGCCCTTCACTATGCAACATTAGCTAAAAACATTGGACCAGTGAAACATTTATTAGCAAACAGCTCTCTTGCATACATTCCAGATAATGAGGGTCTATATCCTGTGCACATTGCCTCTATAGTGGGTAACGTTAATATTGTCTGCAAGTTCATGGAGATATGCCTGAACTATGATGAATTGCTTGACAACAAACGCAGAAATATTCTACATTGCGCCGTTGAACATGGCAGGATTCAGGTGGTGTGGCACATCTGCAGAAATCCAAAGTCTGCAAGGATGATGAATGCAAGGGATGGTGAAGGAAACACGCCACTACATCTGGCTGTAAAGAAGGGGCACACACTGATCTTCTCCTTACTCATGATGGATACTATGGTTAATCTTGACATTATGAACAATGAGGGATTAACACCTCTAGATGTTGCCTTCAGTACGTTACACAGTGATTATACTTTTTCATCA TTCACGAACACTTCCATCATCACATGCTTAACCCTCTGTGAAGCTTCCGGCAGCCCATGCCACCAGGCTAGAAATTTGACAGATAAGTGGTGCTTGGAAGAAAAGAAGGAATCAAGCAGCTATGCTAATGTGTCCAGGAGCATTTTATACATCTCTATATTTATTGTAGTTGGTTCAGTCACTGCTGCTTGCACTCCACCTGGTGGCTATATTGCAGAAGGCAAGGATGCCGGTAAGCCAGTATTTGGAGAAAGAACAGGTTTCTGGATATTCATGGTTGCAAACAGCATGTCCTTCCATCTATCGACAATAGCGATAATTCTGTTTGTGTTTGCCAGACTAACGAGGCACCGCCGTTTTCACCTCATTTTGTCTGCTGCACTGGTTTTTGGAGCAGTCCTGTCCATGGTCATCGCATTTGCAGCGGTAGTTGGGCTGACATTGGACCCTGCAAACAGCTGGGACGAGTATATTCTCATTTGGTTAGTGTCAAATTTAGCATTTCCGATAAGTCTGCGGGTTGCAATGCAGTTATGGACGAGCAAACACCGGTGGCAGGACATATCTAAAGTGGTTGCCCAAGCTATCCTTGTTGTTTATGTGATCCGCGCTTCCATCATCGGCATGCAATCCCTGGTTAAAAGCCTACTCCTTGGCAGACACGAATCCTGCAGCTGGCCATGGTGTGCAATCCAAGTTGATTCAGCTTTCTTGTACCCTACGTGA
- the LOC8077144 gene encoding dnaJ homolog subfamily B member 13 yields the protein MGKGDKPPPELYYEILHVARDASPQGVRAAYRSLVRQWHPDKHPPESRPEAEARFKAITEAYEALLDQQVNRAAAFAARDGGRRRSSSPADKDHRAAAAAVPGMAARSSEKAGGGAAPCTPAREEPPLPVKKVYSACSNVGRGRRAFAEFSSYVVRKAPPLERRVECTLEELCSGCNKEVRYTRDVVTKNGLITKKEVTQTVRVKPGMRKGAAVTLEGAGDERPGCLTGDAVFVISEKRHKRFKRLGDDLVLRARVPLVSALTGWQLSFRLLGGDKFRYAFRDEVICPGYVKVVKGHGMPVAGGDRGAHGDLMVKFDVVFPENLTDQQRKGLAEILRGCD from the exons ATGGGGAAGGGGGACAAGCCGCCGCCGGAGCTCTACTACGAGATCCTGCACGTTGCCAGGGACGCCTCGCCGCAGGGGGTCAGGGCGGCGTACAGGAGCCTGGTCCGCCAATGGCACCCCGACAAGCACCCGCCGGAGTCCAGGCCGGAGGCGGAGGCCCGGTTCAAGGCCATCACCGAGGCCTACGAG GCGCTGCTGGACCAGCAGGTGAACAGGGCGGCGGCGTTCGCGGCGCGCGAcggcgggaggaggaggagcagcagccccGCTGACAAGGACCACcgtgccgcggcggcggcggtgccagGCATGGCGGCACGGAGCAGCGAgaaggccggcggcggcgccgcgccCTGCACGCCGGCGCGGGAGGAGCCGCCGCTGCCGGTCAAGAAGGTGTACAGCGCCTGCAGCAACGTCGGCCGGGGCCGGCGCGCGTTCGCCGAGTTCTCCAGCTACGTGGTGCGcaaggcgccgccgctggagcgCAGGGTGGAGTGCACCCTCGAGGAGCTCTGCAGCGGGTGCAACAAGGAGGTCAGGTACACCCGCGACGTCGTCACCAAGAACGG ACTGATCACCAAGAAGGAGGTGACGCAGACGGTCCGGGTGAAGCCCGGGATGAGGAAAGGCGCGGCGGTgacgctggagggcgccggcgacgagcggccgGGCTGCCTGACGGGCGACGCCGTGTTCGTCATCTCCGAGAAGAGGCACAAGCGGTTCAAGCGGCTCGGCGACGACCTGGTGCTCAGGGCCCGGGTGCCGCTGGTCAGCGCGCTCACCGGGTGGCAGCTCTCGTTCAGGCTGCTCGGCGGCGACAAGTTCAGGTACGCGTTCCGGGACGAGGTCATCTGCCCCGGCTACGTCAAGGTCGTCAAGGGCCACGGCATGCCCGTCGCCGGCGGGGACAGAGGCGCGCACGGGGACCTCATGGTGAAGTTCGACGTCGTGTTCCCTGAGAACCTCACGGACCAGCAGCGGAAGGGGCTCGCCGAGATCCTCAGAGGCTGCGACTGA